In Agromyces sp. Leaf222, the genomic window ACCGGCAGCACCGCCCGCTCGTTGTTCACGATCGCCTCGACGATGCGGGCGCCGGCGAGCCCGATCGCGTAGTTCGTCGCTCCCTTGCCCCTGATGACCGTGTAGGCGGCATTGCGCACCTCGTCGGCGATCTGGTCGAGCTCGGGCAGCGTGAACGGCTCGCCGCCCCGCCAGTCGAGGATCGGCACCGGGCCGATGCCCGCCTGCGACCAGAGCGGGAACTCGGTGTCGCCGTGCTCGCCGACGATCGCGGCGTGCACGCTCGACGTCGAGACGCCGGCGCGCTTGGCGAGGAGCCAGCGCAGGCGCGACGTGTCGAGCACGGTGCCCGAGCCGAAGATGCGGTTGGCCGGAAGCCCGGAGATGCGCTGCGCCACGACCGTCATGACGTCGACGGGGTTCGTGACGAGCACGTAGATGGCGTCGGGAGCGCGCTCGAGCAGGTTCGGAAGCAGGTTCTCGAGGATGCGCACGTTCGTGCCCGCAAGGTCGAGTCTGGTCTGCCCCGGCTGCTGCTTCGCGCCGGCGGTGATGACGACGACGTGCGATCCCTCGACGACGGCGAGATCGGCCCCGCCGCTGACGCTCGCACCCGTGAACTGGGTGCCGTGCGCGAGGTCGAGCACCTCGGCCTCGACCTTCTCGCGGGCGATGTCGTACAGCGCGACCTCGCTCGCGGCTCCCCTGATGAGCGTGGCGTAGGCGAGGCTGGTGCCCACGCTTCCGGCTCCGACGACGGTGACCTTGGCATTCTCGACGACATTCACCCTTCCATCCTGCCGTGGCGGTCGACGAATGTCAGGTGTTGCCGCCGGAATGCCCGAGCACTCCAGATCCGGCATCCGGCTTCCGTGCGGGTCGGTCATGTGGTTCGATGCTCAAGCACCCCACGCATCGACCCGACGATGCCGGCCTACCCGAACCCGGAGCCCATGTCTCGACTCGGCCGCGAGGCCCGGCGCACACTGACGCGCGCCGCGGTCCGCACGCTCATCTCCGCAGTTCTCGCAACTGCACTCGTCGTACCCGCAACGCTGCCCGCGACGGCCTCGACGGAGGTTCTCAATTCTGCAGCGACCGCGACCGCGACCGGGTCCGGCACGATCACGGGCAAGGTCACACTCGACGATGGCC contains:
- a CDS encoding L-lactate dehydrogenase produces the protein MGTSLAYATLIRGAASEVALYDIAREKVEAEVLDLAHGTQFTGASVSGGADLAVVEGSHVVVITAGAKQQPGQTRLDLAGTNVRILENLLPNLLERAPDAIYVLVTNPVDVMTVVAQRISGLPANRIFGSGTVLDTSRLRWLLAKRAGVSTSSVHAAIVGEHGDTEFPLWSQAGIGPVPILDWRGGEPFTLPELDQIADEVRNAAYTVIRGKGATNYAIGLAGARIVEAIVNNERAVLPVSTVLSGIRGLDGIALSLPSIVGGEGAFPLAEAPMSEFEAELLATSADAIRTSLASLGF